In the genome of Chloroflexota bacterium, the window GCGATTGAGCAGCGCATCACCGAAATGGCGATGCAGAACGAAATCTTCCAGGTCGTGGTGCCGACCGAGGAAGAGGTCGAGATCAAAGATGGTCACAAGCGCACGGTCGAGCGCCGCGTCTTCCCGGGCTATGTACTGGTCGAGATGTTGGAGTTCGTCGACAACGACCCGAAGTCGGACGACGCGTGGTACCTGATCCGGCAGACCAACGGCGTGACGAGTTTCGTCGGCGAGGGCGCTACGCAGCCGACGCCGCTGTCGGCGTCGGACGTCGAGAAAATCATGGGGCGCATGCACCAGGCCCAGCCGAAGGTCAAAATCAATTTCAAGGTCGGACACAGCGTGCGCATCACCGACGGCCCATTCGCCGATTTTGTCGGCACCGTAGACGAGTTGATGGTGGACAAAGGCAAGGTCCGTGTGCTGGTGAACTTCTTCGGCCGCGAGACGCCCGTCGAACTGGACTTCATCCAGGTCGAGAAACAGTAACCTGCGACCGGCGCGGCGCAGGCCGCCGCCGGCCCATTAGTCAGGGGAGTGCACGCGCGCCGTGCACGCCAGCACCCTCAAGGAGAAGCGATGGCGAAGAAAGTTCTCGTCGAAGTCAAACTGCAGATACCGGCCGGCAAGGCCACGCCCGCGCCGCCCGTCGGCCCGGCGCTGGGCCAGCACGGCATCAACCTGATGCAGTTCTGCAAAGAGTACAACGCCCGCACGGCCCAGTCGGCCGGGCAGGTTATCCCGGTCGTCGTGACGGTCTACTCGGACCGCTCGTTCACGTTCGTCACGAAGACGCCGCCCGTCAGCGACATGATCAAGAAGGCGATCGGCGCGGCCAAGGGTTCCGGCGCACCGAACAAGACCAAAGTCGGCCAGTTGACCCAGAAGCAGTTGCGCGAGATCGCGCAGGCCAAGATGCAGGACCTCAACGCCAGCAGCGTCGAGGCGGCGATGAATTTGATTGCAGGCACCGCGCGCAGCATGGGCGTGGACATCCAGTCCTAGTCCGCGCGCGAGCGTGGGAGAGCCGCAGGCTCGCCAACACCACCAAGGAGAACAGATGGCAAAGCACGGAAAGAAGTACCTGGCGGCCGCCAAGCTGGTCGATCCGATGAAGGAATACACCCTGTCGGAAGCGGTCGGCCTGATGAAGCAGATCGCCTACACGAAGTTCGACAGCACCGTCGAAGTCCACATGCGCATGGGCATTGACCCCAAGCAGGCGGACCAGTTGGTGCGCGGCGTCGTAAGCCTGCCGAACGGCACCGGCAAAGTGGTGCGCATCGCGGTCTTCGCCGATGGCGAAGGCGCGACGCTGGCGCAGGAAGCCGGCGCCGACGTGGTCGGCGGCGACGATCTGATCAAGCGCGTGCAGGAAGGCTTCACGGATTTTGACGTGGCGGTCGCGATCCCGTCGATCATGGGCAAGCTCAGCCGCCTCGGCAAGGTGCTCGGCCCGCGCGGCCTGATGCCGAGCCCGAAGGCCGGCACGATTGCGCCGGCGCAGGACCTGCCGCGGCTGATCCGCGAACTGCGCGGCGGCCGTGTCGAGTTCAAGGTCGACAAGACCGCCAACATTCATGTCGGCGCCGGCAAGACCTCGTTCAGCGAGCAGGCGATGCACGACAACCTGCAGTCGCTGTTCGACGCCATCGCGCGGGCCAAGCCGGCCGCGGTCAAGGGGCAGTACGTCAAGAGCATCTCCATCGCACCGACGATGGGCCCCGGCATCAAACTGTCCGTCAACGATGTGATCAAGAGCTAGTATTCCCGCGGGCCGCGCGCGGCCCGCGTTTCCCAACCGCATACTGACTTTGCTGTTGACCGCAGGCGCCCCTTTGGGGCTTAATTCTGGCCTGCCGAAGTGAAGACCCGAATCACCCGCGGCGGCCGGCTGGCCGCCCGGCCTGAAAAGTCTTTGCGTCGGCACGGCGCAAAGACTTTTCTATTTGGAGAGGAGGTGAATCCATGACCTTTACCAAGCAGGAGAAGGAAGAGCGGATTGTCGAAATCCTGGAGCAGGTCAAGAAGAGCCAGGTTGTCTTTGTAACCAACTACCAGGGCATGACCACCAAGCAGACCGACTCGCTGCGCGGAAAGCTGAAGAAGGCCGATTGCGGCTACCGGGTCGTCAAGAACACGCTGGCGGCGCGCGCGCTGAAGGACGCGGGTCTGCCGGTGCCGGACAAGATGTTCGACGGGCCGGTCGGGCTCGGTTTTGCCTACAGCGACATCGCGGCGTCAGCCAAAGCGTTCGGCGAGTTCGCCCGCGAGGCGGACAAGTTCCAGATGAAGGGCGCCATCCTCGGGCAGCAAGTGATCGAGGGCAAAGCGGCGATCGAGCGGTTGGCGAGCATGCCGACCCTGCCGCAGGCGCGCGCGCAACTGATCGGACTGATCAGCGCGCCGGCCAGCCGCCTGGCGGGAGTTATCGCCAGTGGTGTGCGCCAGGTCGTCAACGTCGTCAAGGCGTACGCGGACAAGGAAAACGCGCCGGCCACTGCGTAAGCACGGCCCGCAGACTAATCAATCGAACTGCAAATCACGAAAGGAAGATGTCATCATGGCAGATCTTGCCAAGCTCGTCGAGGAACTGTCGACGCTGTCGGTCCTTGAGGCCGCGCAGCTTACGAAGATGCTGGAAGAGAAGTGGGGCGTGAGCGCCGCCGCGCCGATGGCGATGGCCGCCATGCCGTCCGGCGCCGGCGGCGCCGTCGCGGCCCCGGCCGCCGTCGAGCAGACCGAGTTCGACGTGGTCATCAAGGCGGTCGATGCCGCCAAGAAGATCCAGGTCATCAAGGCCGTGCGCGAACTGACCAACAACGCGCTCGGCTTGAAGGAAGCCAAGGAAGCGGTCGAGACGCTGCCGAACGCCTTCAAGAAGGGCGTCAGCAAGGAAGAGGCCGAAGCGGCCAAGACCAAGCTGACCGATGCCGGCGCGACGGTCGATATCGTCTAGTCTCCGTCCGGACTGAAGTAAATAGCCCCTTCGGGTTTCCTAAACCCGAAGGGGCTTTTTCGTCGACTGTCAGGCTGAACGCGAAGGCTCATCCTATTTTGTTGGCTCTCCTGACTTGAACGGGATAGATGCGTCGGCTGAGCTTGTCGAAGCCACGCGAAACCGTCGCCGCCGGAACAACTGGCCTACGACAAGCTCAGGCCACGGCAGCTTGCGTCGGCTGAGCCTGTCGAAGCCGCGCGAAACCGTCGCCGCCGCAACAAGTGGCCTTCGACAAGCTCAGGCCACGGCATCTTGCGTCGGCTGAGCCTGTCGAAGCCACGCGAAACCGTCGCCGCCGCAACAAGTGGCCTTCGACAAGCTCAGGCCACGGCATTTAGCGTCGGCTGAGCCTGTCGAAGCCGATTCGTGCATGCCTGGTCAGAAACTTCGGCGCGCTAACCAGCCACTGGCAAGCGATGCGGCAGATTTTAGATCCTTCGCGCACGCGGCAAACGCAAGGCACGGGGCATTGCCTTCGCGCTCAGGATGACAGTTTCTGCCGCATCGCCTACCGGCCCCAGTCGCGCGTGTACAGGAAGTCCGCGCCGATGGTCCGTCCGCTCACTTTGGCGATGAGCGGCAGTGCGCGCTTGAACTGGAAGCCGCGTATGCGCGCGTTCAGCCCGCGCACGACCGCCGGGTTGAAGCCGGCGGCGATCACGCTGTCTTCAGGTTGCCGCTCGTCCACGAGCATATACAGGATCTGGTCGGCCAGCTCGTAGGTCACGCCCAGTTCCGTCTCGTCGGTCTGCCCGGCCCACAGGTCGGCGGTGGGCGGCTTATCGATGACGGCGGCCGGCACACCGAGCGCGCGCGCCAGTTGCCGGATCTGCGTCTTGTACAGGTCGCCGATCGGGTTGAGCGCCGACGCCATGTCGCCGAACAGCGTGCCGTAGCCGAGCAGCAGTTCCGTCTTGTTGCTGGTGCCCACCACCAGCCCCTTGAACGCCTCCGACTGGTCGTACAGCACGATCATGCGCGTGCGCGCCATCACGTTGCCGCGCCGCACGTTGCTCAGGTCGAGATTGGCCTGCAGGTATGGCTCGACCATCGGCGTGATCTCGATCTTGCGCACGGTCACGCCGAATGCCTCGGCAACCGCTCGCGCGTCGCCCTCGCTGGCCGGGCTGCTCGTGCGGTATGGCATCAGCACGGCCAGCACGTTCTGCGGGCCGAGCGCCTGCGCCGCCAGCGCGCACGAGACGGCCGAGTCGATGCCGCCGGACAGCCCGATCACCGCGCGCTGGAAGCCGACCTTATGAATCTCCTCGCGCAGGAAGTTGACGAGCACCGCTTGCACCAGTTCCGTGTTAATGGACAATCGTTCGAGTATGGTGGACATGGGGGCTACCAGTTGGATTGCCGGACACGCTCAAGCTCGCCGATGACCAGATCGAGCTTTTCGTCGCGCAGGATCGGCAGCGTGGCGCGCGCATGGCGCAGCGTCGCGCGGTCGATGGTCACCGGCACCAGCGCTTCTTCCAGCAGCGGCGCGGTGGCGGCGGTGCGGCCGTCGGGCGCGGTCACGCTGCTGTGCCCGAAGAACGTCACACCGTCCTCCACGCCGACCCGGTTGACGTGCACGACCCAGACCGTCAGCAGTTCCGCGTAGGCGCGGTTGATCAGGTGCAGGTCGTCGGTGTTGGCCAGCGTGGACAGGTCGGCGCGCACGCCGTAGCCAGGATTGGCGGCGATGTGCAAGATGATGTCGGCGCCGTCTTGCCACAGCACCACGCCCGACGAGAGATGCCAGGCATCCTCGCAGATCAGGAAGCCCATGCGCCCAAAGCGCGTGTCGAAGGCGCGCAACTGGTCGCCCGCGCCGAAGAAGCGCGCATCGTCGAACAGCCGGTAGGTGGGCAGGTAGACTTTGTGGTGCAGGTGCAGTAGTTCGCCGCTCGACAGGTATGCCGCGGCAATCGTGAAGCGGTGCCGCTCGTCCTCGCACAC includes:
- the nusG gene encoding transcription termination/antitermination factor NusG, whose amino-acid sequence is MSEQDQLPQEALKPTEPTESAELVVAEAPAEDAVAPVVPAAPTRRRVWYVIHTYSGYEVKVKKAIEQRITEMAMQNEIFQVVVPTEEEVEIKDGHKRTVERRVFPGYVLVEMLEFVDNDPKSDDAWYLIRQTNGVTSFVGEGATQPTPLSASDVEKIMGRMHQAQPKVKINFKVGHSVRITDGPFADFVGTVDELMVDKGKVRVLVNFFGRETPVELDFIQVEKQ
- the rplK gene encoding 50S ribosomal protein L11; the encoded protein is MAKKVLVEVKLQIPAGKATPAPPVGPALGQHGINLMQFCKEYNARTAQSAGQVIPVVVTVYSDRSFTFVTKTPPVSDMIKKAIGAAKGSGAPNKTKVGQLTQKQLREIAQAKMQDLNASSVEAAMNLIAGTARSMGVDIQS
- a CDS encoding 50S ribosomal protein L1, which codes for MAKHGKKYLAAAKLVDPMKEYTLSEAVGLMKQIAYTKFDSTVEVHMRMGIDPKQADQLVRGVVSLPNGTGKVVRIAVFADGEGATLAQEAGADVVGGDDLIKRVQEGFTDFDVAVAIPSIMGKLSRLGKVLGPRGLMPSPKAGTIAPAQDLPRLIRELRGGRVEFKVDKTANIHVGAGKTSFSEQAMHDNLQSLFDAIARAKPAAVKGQYVKSISIAPTMGPGIKLSVNDVIKS
- a CDS encoding 50S ribosomal protein L10, with translation MTFTKQEKEERIVEILEQVKKSQVVFVTNYQGMTTKQTDSLRGKLKKADCGYRVVKNTLAARALKDAGLPVPDKMFDGPVGLGFAYSDIAASAKAFGEFAREADKFQMKGAILGQQVIEGKAAIERLASMPTLPQARAQLIGLISAPASRLAGVIASGVRQVVNVVKAYADKENAPATA
- the rplL gene encoding 50S ribosomal protein L7/L12 — translated: MADLAKLVEELSTLSVLEAAQLTKMLEEKWGVSAAAPMAMAAMPSGAGGAVAAPAAVEQTEFDVVIKAVDAAKKIQVIKAVRELTNNALGLKEAKEAVETLPNAFKKGVSKEEAEAAKTKLTDAGATVDIV
- a CDS encoding NAD+ synthase, translated to MSTILERLSINTELVQAVLVNFLREEIHKVGFQRAVIGLSGGIDSAVSCALAAQALGPQNVLAVLMPYRTSSPASEGDARAVAEAFGVTVRKIEITPMVEPYLQANLDLSNVRRGNVMARTRMIVLYDQSEAFKGLVVGTSNKTELLLGYGTLFGDMASALNPIGDLYKTQIRQLARALGVPAAVIDKPPTADLWAGQTDETELGVTYELADQILYMLVDERQPEDSVIAAGFNPAVVRGLNARIRGFQFKRALPLIAKVSGRTIGADFLYTRDWGR
- a CDS encoding carbon-nitrogen hydrolase, with the translated sequence MSIPDNGPQSMGGDETRFRVALAQISPRLGDIEANLKTHLEWIQRAASDGADLIVFPELSLTGYYLRDLVPQAAIRPDMDDPVFAQLLSASHAIDIAVGFVCEDERHRFTIAAAYLSSGELLHLHHKVYLPTYRLFDDARFFGAGDQLRAFDTRFGRMGFLICEDAWHLSSGVVLWQDGADIILHIAANPGYGVRADLSTLANTDDLHLINRAYAELLTVWVVHVNRVGVEDGVTFFGHSSVTAPDGRTAATAPLLEEALVPVTIDRATLRHARATLPILRDEKLDLVIGELERVRQSNW